In Amaranthus tricolor cultivar Red isolate AtriRed21 chromosome 5, ASM2621246v1, whole genome shotgun sequence, a genomic segment contains:
- the LOC130813912 gene encoding trihelix transcription factor PTL isoform X2 — protein MEMEDQYGSISDLRQFISRASVTHQFPSYPQQPSQLPSSSDIFSPHQHHHQRGLSSPTAQPHAQPYEMVVLGRPMSSAGHGASIDNILHHNSAGFHNKDHLNHNFNSESTTTTANIDSGGFDAADAGAARWPRQETLTLLEIRSKLDHKFKEANQKGPLWDELARIMSEEHGYQRTGKKCREKFENLYKYYKKTKEGKAGRQDGKHYRFFRQLEALYGERHHNHTHSHNQNHPIASDTHQNVPSFHNNHLSVPTNLGTSNNHCPNSSLSLSNSSDDDHDTSSSENDAVGSIETHESKKKKRGKRSWKAKIKEFIDHQMRKIMEKQEAWLDKMMKTLENREKERILREEEWRKQETERMEREHKFWASERAWIEARDSALMNALEKITSSKEKDHHHRHHHNHHDHNQWLETEVTRLIQLRTSMESRFQQCGFSEEVLWDDIAAKMAYLGYSRSASACKEKWDNINKFFQGKDNINLIIRDNDHIEGNKKRKENYGEGGS, from the exons ATGGAAATGGAAGACCAATACGGCAGTATATCAGATCTACGCCAATTCATAAGCAGAGCATCAGTCACCCATCAATTCCCTTCTTACCCACAACAACCATCCCAACTTCCTTCCTCCTCCGACATATTCTCCCCCCACCAGCATCACCACCAGCGTGGGCTTTCATCACCCACAGCCCAACCACATGCGCAGCCGTATGAGATGGTAGTGTTGGGGAGGCCCATGTCTTCTGCTGGACATGGTGCATCTATAGACAATATTCTGCATCATAATTCAGCAGGGTTTCATAATAAAGATCATCTAAATCATAATTTCAATTCagaatcaacaacaacaacagctAATATAGATTCTGGTGGGTTTGATGCTGCTGATGCTGGGGCTGCAAGATGGCCTAGACAAGAAACTCTTACTCTTCTTGAAATCAGATCTAAACTTGACCATAAGTTTAAAGAAGCTAATCAAAAAGGCCCTCTTTGGGATGAACTTGCTAG GATCATGTCGGAAGAACATGGATATCAAAGAACGGGGAAAAAATGCAGGGAGAAATTCGAGAATTTATACAAATACTACAAGAAAACCAAAGAAGGGAAAGCAGGAAGACAAGATGGAAAACACTACAGATTTTTCAGACAACTTGAAGCACTCTATGGAGAACGTCATCACAATCATACTCATtcacataatcaaaatcatccCATAGCTTCAGACACCCACCAAAATGTGCCTTCTTTTCACAACAATCATCTCTCAGTCCCAACTAACTTGGGAACATCTAATAACCACTGTCCTAATTCAAGTTTAAGTCTCTCAAACTCATCTGACGACGACCATGATACATCATCATCTGAAAATGATGCTGTGGGGTCCATTGAGACCCATGAaagcaagaagaagaagagaggtAAGCGTAGTTGGAAGGCCAAAATTAAGGAGTTTATTGACCATCAAATGAGAAAGATCATGGAAAAGCAAGAAGCTTGGCTTGACAAAATGATGAAAACTTTGGAAAATAGGGAAAAGGAAAGGATTCTAAGGGAAGAAGAATGGAGGAAACAAGAAACTGAAAGGATGGAAAGAGAGCATAAGTTTTGGGCTTCTGAACGGGCTTGGATTGAAGCCCGAGATTCAGCCCTTATGAATGCTTTAGAAAAGATAACTAGTAGTAAGGAGAAAGATCATCACCACCgtcatcatcataatcatcatgaTCATAATCAATGGTTAGAAACTGAGGTCACACGACTTATCCAACTCCGGACTAGTATGGAATCAAGGTTTCAACAATGTGGGTTTTCTGAAGAAGTTTTATGGGATGATATTGCTGCAAAAATGGCTTATTTGGGATATTCTAGAAGTGCAAGTGCATGCAAGGAAAAATGGGATAATATTAACAAGTTTTTTCAAGGAAAAGACAATATTAACCTTATCATTAGGGATAATGATCATATTGAGGGGAATAAGAAGAGAAAGGAGAATTATGGAGAG GGTGGTAGCTAG
- the LOC130813912 gene encoding trihelix transcription factor PTL isoform X1 — protein MEMEDQYGSISDLRQFISRASVTHQFPSYPQQPSQLPSSSDIFSPHQHHHQRGLSSPTAQPHAQPYEMVVLGRPMSSAGHGASIDNILHHNSAGFHNKDHLNHNFNSESTTTTANIDSGGFDAADAGAARWPRQETLTLLEIRSKLDHKFKEANQKGPLWDELARIMSEEHGYQRTGKKCREKFENLYKYYKKTKEGKAGRQDGKHYRFFRQLEALYGERHHNHTHSHNQNHPIASDTHQNVPSFHNNHLSVPTNLGTSNNHCPNSSLSLSNSSDDDHDTSSSENDAVGSIETHESKKKKRGKRSWKAKIKEFIDHQMRKIMEKQEAWLDKMMKTLENREKERILREEEWRKQETERMEREHKFWASERAWIEARDSALMNALEKITSSKEKDHHHRHHHNHHDHNQWLETEVTRLIQLRTSMESRFQQCGFSEEVLWDDIAAKMAYLGYSRSASACKEKWDNINKFFQGKDNINLIIRDNDHIEGNKKRKENYGEVSNNTNNNHNHNHNHHNNSNYNEGYGGINGGLYMNNHQLMGSYSTNCEINEPRLQLNEGSSSPSSHNSNANVNVNVNVNVNAAGASNSVMNDSCLRFYLGE, from the exons ATGGAAATGGAAGACCAATACGGCAGTATATCAGATCTACGCCAATTCATAAGCAGAGCATCAGTCACCCATCAATTCCCTTCTTACCCACAACAACCATCCCAACTTCCTTCCTCCTCCGACATATTCTCCCCCCACCAGCATCACCACCAGCGTGGGCTTTCATCACCCACAGCCCAACCACATGCGCAGCCGTATGAGATGGTAGTGTTGGGGAGGCCCATGTCTTCTGCTGGACATGGTGCATCTATAGACAATATTCTGCATCATAATTCAGCAGGGTTTCATAATAAAGATCATCTAAATCATAATTTCAATTCagaatcaacaacaacaacagctAATATAGATTCTGGTGGGTTTGATGCTGCTGATGCTGGGGCTGCAAGATGGCCTAGACAAGAAACTCTTACTCTTCTTGAAATCAGATCTAAACTTGACCATAAGTTTAAAGAAGCTAATCAAAAAGGCCCTCTTTGGGATGAACTTGCTAG GATCATGTCGGAAGAACATGGATATCAAAGAACGGGGAAAAAATGCAGGGAGAAATTCGAGAATTTATACAAATACTACAAGAAAACCAAAGAAGGGAAAGCAGGAAGACAAGATGGAAAACACTACAGATTTTTCAGACAACTTGAAGCACTCTATGGAGAACGTCATCACAATCATACTCATtcacataatcaaaatcatccCATAGCTTCAGACACCCACCAAAATGTGCCTTCTTTTCACAACAATCATCTCTCAGTCCCAACTAACTTGGGAACATCTAATAACCACTGTCCTAATTCAAGTTTAAGTCTCTCAAACTCATCTGACGACGACCATGATACATCATCATCTGAAAATGATGCTGTGGGGTCCATTGAGACCCATGAaagcaagaagaagaagagaggtAAGCGTAGTTGGAAGGCCAAAATTAAGGAGTTTATTGACCATCAAATGAGAAAGATCATGGAAAAGCAAGAAGCTTGGCTTGACAAAATGATGAAAACTTTGGAAAATAGGGAAAAGGAAAGGATTCTAAGGGAAGAAGAATGGAGGAAACAAGAAACTGAAAGGATGGAAAGAGAGCATAAGTTTTGGGCTTCTGAACGGGCTTGGATTGAAGCCCGAGATTCAGCCCTTATGAATGCTTTAGAAAAGATAACTAGTAGTAAGGAGAAAGATCATCACCACCgtcatcatcataatcatcatgaTCATAATCAATGGTTAGAAACTGAGGTCACACGACTTATCCAACTCCGGACTAGTATGGAATCAAGGTTTCAACAATGTGGGTTTTCTGAAGAAGTTTTATGGGATGATATTGCTGCAAAAATGGCTTATTTGGGATATTCTAGAAGTGCAAGTGCATGCAAGGAAAAATGGGATAATATTAACAAGTTTTTTCAAGGAAAAGACAATATTAACCTTATCATTAGGGATAATGATCATATTGAGGGGAATAAGAAGAGAAAGGAGAATTATGGAGAGGttagtaataatactaataataatcataatcataatcataatcatcataataatagtaattacaaTGAGGGTTATGGTGGAATTAATGGAGGATTATACATGAATAATCATCAATTAATGGGAAGTTATAGTACTAATTGTGAGATTAATGAACCAAGGCTTCAACTTAATGAAGGATCATCTTCACCATCATCTCATAATTCAAATGCAAATGTTAATGTTAATGTTAATGTTAATGTTAATGCTGCTGGTGCAAGTAATAGTGTGATGAATGACAGTTGCTTAAGGTTTTATCTTGGAGAGTAA